A stretch of DNA from Cyprinus carpio isolate SPL01 chromosome A25, ASM1834038v1, whole genome shotgun sequence:
tttaatgaaaaaaaaaaaacacttctagtAAAAATTAGTACCTTTAATCAATTCCTGAACActtttcattgtgtgtgttgtCTGAATACAACATCATAACCAGCAATTTggcttcttttcattttcttcttaatTGTAATTTAACCTGTAGTCACAAGGGAGCGCCATTTTTTTAACAGCAACAACAGTCATGGCAGTAAGTTGTGCCCTGTGGCTCTGATTACAGTAATGATTTGTTCTCTATGGGTACGTTTGACATCTTTCCGGCTgtagttttcatttgtttaacaaGACAAGCCAAATTCAAATATAGACAAGTCAATGGTAACCACAAAGTATGTGACTCGAGGAATCACCTGAGTTGCTGTTTGAAAactatgataatttttttattttttttattttatgatttatgttcGAGGAGTAGATTATGATTATGTAAGATGCGGTTAGTCATGGTTGATTTTCTTGCTTTCTGGAAGAACACATAAAGGAAGACTTTTGAGTGGCACTGTGGTATGAAGTAGTTTAGATCATCTTCACAGACTTGCAAGTCTTTGATTTAAGTCACTGTAAAACTGAAATGCTGTTATAAAACTGAGGCTGGTGCATAATTACGTACAGTTTGAAATTCATGCATGTCCAGCAAGAAAAGAAACTAATTCAATAGGTATACACCTTTATTTTGTCCTTTCAATGCATAAAATGCACAGGAGATAAAAGAAATGCATGTGTgtccaaataaaaacatttgtttctgtgCACAGAAAAGTCAGAATCCATAAGTTTGAACTGAGTGTTAACTAAGGTTCATATGATTAATTTCAAAAGATGAGTACCTTTGTTCACTTCAGATTTTCAGTTCATTGATCATGCACCTCCGCAGAGGGGACCATAATACCCTCCTGCATTTGCAGCCAACAGCTACAAGCCTCTCTCTAGAGCCACGCCCTCTCTGCTTACCTTCAGCAGAGTCTCCGCCCTCCCCAGAGCCTTCTCAAGCTCTAAAAGCTCTGCCTCCAATTCCTCCCCCTGCATTTGTCGACTTTGAAGATCTGCCTCGACTACCCCCAAAGAGTCTTCTGAATCGGACTGGGTGGGTAAGATGTCTGCCTGTAGCATTTCTCTCTGAATGTCCTCCTCCAGCTGTATGGCGCGAGTGTTGAATTCGTGCAACTTTTGCCCACAATCATCCAGTTTATCATGCACCTCTCCTAACCAGTGCTTCATCCCACGCTCCCTTTCCATCTCTATCCTTAGTTCCTCTTCCCAGAACTCCTCATCCACCAACTCCTGCTGGTTCTTCCACATGGTCTTCTCCAAAACTTCCATCTCTGCCTGCAGTGATGACTCCTCAGCAGACGACTCTTCCCAAGTCTTGCATTCCTTATCGACTGCCAACAGCTGGGACTCAAGGGCATGTAGCTGCTCCCGCTGCTGGAGAACATGCCGGAACACCTCCTCTTTAGATGGCCCCAGAAGGTACTGCGCGTGTGGAACTGGGGATGCCCTCTGTTCAGGAGAGGGTGTTGTTCGAGAGTCCTTAGTTTTTACACGGGGAGAACTGGAGGGGCCCAAGTTGAAGGTGTAAGATTTCTTTGGCAATCCCCGTTTGGGTTCTGATGTGGGAGGCTTGGAGTGAGGGAGGGTGCGGTTGTGCAGACTTTGTTCTTCACTGCTACTGGGACCAGTCCGCCGCAGGAAGAACTGCACCTCGCTGCTGTGTTGGCCCAGTTTGGCCAGGGACTCCAGTGGGCGCTCATTGGCCAGAAGTTGGCGTTCGGTGTCCCTCAGTCTCTGAATGAGAACGTAACGACCCGTTTGGCCTGTAGAGAGATCACGGGGTAGTTAGAGTCCAACAATCTGTACTATTATTATGGGGACAATCCCACTAAATCTAGAGGAACTATCCTAAGGTTACTTCAAATGTCTTGCTGAAGGCCATTATGGCAAAGGGCTCATGGACCACCACTTTGTGTGCCTCTAACCTACAACCTACTGGTTACTAGCCCAGATCTTTAAAGGTCTAACCTAAGTTTTCTCAAATCCAGCCCTGGACGGCCActtccctgcagagtttaacttcaagcttattttcatatcattttttagTAACTCTGAAGGCCTTCAGGAGGTCAGTTGTTTTTGATTGAGAAGGAACTTCTAAACCTTCCAAACCTAGAGGTACTCACCAATGGCTTGGGCGAGTGCAATGACTACGTCCTGACATGATGTCTCTTCTGACAGACCACAGACCACTCGTACAACTCCATCCACCCAAACTTTCAGCTCCATCAGAGACAACGAACACAGATCAGTTTACATCAGCAATGCATGGTAACGCCTggattctgaaaaaacaaaacaacaatagtGACAAGTTAATGCAATTTGTCTTTACAGTCTGAAAAAGAGTACATTACAACATAAAGCGAAAAAAGAGGACAATTAAAAACCCCTCATTTTCTGTGATACACTGCAGGTCTGATTCTAAACAGCGgtcttttgattttataaaaatatttttaacttgacacaaCATCTTAAAAAGACATGGTACAAATCTACAAGATGTAATATCATGGCTGAAGACAGACATGTGCATAGAATAGTTAACTAAACAGTGCACAAGAATCCCCTGTCCCAACTTTAAGCActgaaatacattatttaaaaaatcatatatgGAATTCAGAACTTGAGTAGACAAAATGACCGAACTGCACATCTGAGTCTAAACTCCTCAAATTAAGGTCCAAAATACATCCATCAAGAAAACTCAAGTTATTTTCTACGCCAATTGTTTCTACCTTATTGCTCCAACCCAGCCATGAGACATGAAATTGTGATTGAACATCAGGTCCAGTGGGTAAGCAAATTTCAAGAGTTTATTAGCAGGAGGTTGATAGACTCATAGCTCTGCTCCAATTAAATGCACTGCTGGCTCTCTTCAAAGGCATTTTGGCAAATGAATGCTCAAGGGAACAGACAGGCAGAACGTAGTTGTTCAGAGACTGCATGTGCTTGCATGCGTGTCTGACTCCACTTTGAAGCCCCACAGCAGGAACAGATGGCGCTGCTAAGGTAAGGTGTAGTATCCGAATGCTTCAGCCATGCAGCTATTGAATGAACCGCTGTTTATGAGATTATTGTAAGCGAGACATGTTGGTTCTGTGCACTTTGACTGTTGCATATTACACCCTTTGTGAGGAAATTCTATGGTAAAGTCTATCGCATTAacttatgaaaacatttaatagcaGCACTAAGCTGCTAAGCAGACCATTTAGCAGCTGCCAAGTACCCAGTGATGGATGCTCTATATCCAGGCCTTAAAGTCAAGTTAAAAAGAGATTCAAtagaattaaaggggtcatgaactgagaaatctaaattcccttgatcttttgacatataagaggtcattgtactataaaaacatcctgtaagtttcagaactcaaaactttctcagtAGTATacaaacagcttatattgaatcCAATCTGCCAAAGCGACAGATTGTGGAATGTGCcgctctatgatgtaatagtgtgccTAAGCATCACCTCAACAGAAGATGATCAACACCTGTTTCAGTAAGAACtcggtcctttgttcactttattttacCACAGATTAGTTTACAAACAAAGCGCAATTCGaagcaggattttcagaaagattgaatcTACGATACTGTGACTATATCGGGTCTGACAGTAATGCCgtaccacacaagtgtgagttaACGTTTTTAttacgtggtcactattgctttgtctgttattaccgatagtttgatatgtactgaatatttatgcatttttaacctaaatcacagcagcgttcATTTATGAAGGATGTCTATCAAACATACACACTTGTtcgccaatcacagcagtgggcgtttacttccgagtctacaatcctctacgcctattcaaacagagcattctgaCGAGGGgctcaaaacaggacagaaaagcctattacttctaaattatttgtttttttgtaggtaaaaatcttgataacaatataagtggacctcagagaacagtacaatataataattacatttctgcatgtaaatttttttcaaaaacatctacgTTATTTCTAATACTTTTCACAGTTTGATTTTGGGTTGAAATGAACATTTTCATAACATTCACACAAATACTTTTTAACACCAAGAGACAGAATAAAGTGAGTtgtatgtttctgaaagaagccaCATGGCATTTGagtcatctaaataaataattagaaaccACCCTGAGAACACCAACTTGCATGAGTCATTTGAAATTTAGGCCACAAACAGAGTTTGTAATGTGTACATTTTCCGACAACATGGATTAGAAAATCTAGTGGCACAggttataaaaaaacaaaaaagtgaagtCCCAACCTTGAGTCTTCTAAAGTTTGATATCCGTTTTCTTTCCACCTGCTCTAGTAATCCTCTTGATCTACTGTTTTTCTGTTCTTCAAAAACTCTCAAACAGTGCTGGCCAACTCTGAAGCATTCTTCCTCCCCATTCCCATCCGTACTGAAGCGGAGGAATGCTACCTTGTTTGCCCGTGTGTAGAGAGCGGAGAGTAAAACAAATCTTCTTTTGTCTCCTGTACCTCGATTTTACTAAATCAAGTCTGTGGCCTAAGGGTACACTTCTCAATGCAACCTGCGGTTACCATATCAACAGAGTACTAGACATGAAAGATGAATCGCAGAGGAATCAACAGGTGCCGGACGCATTGGGCTGGTCGGACTTAAGTTCACTGCATTCAAGTTAGAACAGAAAAAGATATATTCTAGCAATGGACTTGATTTACAGCAGACTTGCATTTGAGATTAGGGTGGATAACTGTCACACGCTTGGATCTGTTAACTTCCATCTCTCACATACACTCGCACATGTCCATACCC
This window harbors:
- the LOC109084381 gene encoding ras association domain-containing protein 8-like, with product MELKVWVDGVVRVVCGLSEETSCQDVVIALAQAIGQTGRYVLIQRLRDTERQLLANERPLESLAKLGQHSSEVQFFLRRTGPSSSEEQSLHNRTLPHSKPPTSEPKRGLPKKSYTFNLGPSSSPRVKTKDSRTTPSPEQRASPVPHAQYLLGPSKEEVFRHVLQQREQLHALESQLLAVDKECKTWEESSAEESSLQAEMEVLEKTMWKNQQELVDEEFWEEELRIEMERERGMKHWLGEVHDKLDDCGQKLHEFNTRAIQLEEDIQREMLQADILPTQSDSEDSLGVVEADLQSRQMQGEELEAELLELEKALGRAETLLKAKQEEVEELNKELRQCNLQQFIQQAGALPTHTQPRTDLSELPEQLDLTQQQQDKHKDSDSPPRPTAKQFLGHLRNLQHPLVSSLNPEVLTSRESSWR